Part of the Meleagris gallopavo isolate NT-WF06-2002-E0010 breed Aviagen turkey brand Nicholas breeding stock chromosome 28, Turkey_5.1, whole genome shotgun sequence genome, CCACGTTGCTGCATACAGGGGGGACGCCTCCGGCGCACGGCAATGTCTCACCATCAAAATCAGTGTAGACGGTGTCCTTGAGGAGGGCACCGGAGCCAAAGTCGATGAGCTTGAGCTCGCCGGTGGCGAGGTCGATGAGGATGTTCTCGTCCTTGATGTCGCGGTGCAGCACGCCGCGGTCGTGGCAGTGCTGCACGGCCTCCAGCACCTGGCGGAACAGCTCCCGCGCCAGCTCCTCCGCCAGGGCCCCCCGTTCTGTGATGAAGTCGAAGAGATCCTGCACTGGTTCTGGCCGCTCCAGCACCAGCACAAAGCTGTCGGGACGTTCAAACCAATCGAGGAGGCGGATGATGCCGCGGAAATCTGTGCCCACTTTCTTCAGCAGAAGGATCTCCATCGGCACGCGCGTGCCACTGGGCTGCAGGGACACCGGTGCTGTCAGCGCCAGGTCCCTTGGTGCATCCCCCAAAGCCAGGGATGCTCCCTGCCCCATCCCCCGTCTGGATATCCCAGTTAGCTCCGGTGCCCTCAGATCAGGGATATTCCGGTGGTTCCCCTTGGCATCCCAGAACCAGGGATGCTCTGGATCGCCCCACTCCTACTGTCCATAAAACCAAGGATGCTCCGGATTTCTCCCAACCCATGTCCCAGTCCAGGGATGGTCTGCATACCTCCCAGTGCCTTAAAACGAGGGATGCTCCGACCCACCCCCCCATGCCCCAAAACCAGGGATGCTTCCAACCTATCCCCCCATAGCCAGGGATGCTCCATCCTCCCCGCACCCCTCCGACCAGGGATACCCCAGCGTTTCGTCCCCTCATCCGCAAGCCCCCCCCCNNNNNNNNNNNNNNNNNNNNNNNNNNNNNNNNNNNNNNNNNNNNNNNNNNNNNNNNNNNNNNNNNNNNNNNNNNNNNNNNNNNNNNNNNNNNNNNNNNNNGCGCTCAGCGAGCGGCCGCCAGGTGGCCGCAGTTGCCGCCTCCTCGAACCGCTCGTAGGCCTTCGAGCGATGGGGGTGCTCCAAAAGGGGCAAAAAGACGCATAATTCTGCACAAAAGCGCACGTTTCTGTGTAAAAAAGCGCACGTTTCTGTACCGAAGCGACCTATTTCTGTACAAAATCGGTTCCGGAGGACAGCAGGGGGCGGCACAGCCCCGCACCGCGCGCTGCTGGAAGCCGGCTCTGCTCTGCTCGCTGCTCCCGCGCGGGATGCAGGGACGTTTCGGGTCCGGCAGCTTTCAGTTCTGAGCGAGATCGAAAGCTGAGAGGGGAATCGGTTCCTTTTCCCGTCCCGAGGCTGAAGCGGGGAAAGGAAACTTCGGGCTGGTAAAAAATAAGCGCGCGTCGAGGCGCCCAGCTGCAGGTCGCTGCCCTCCGTCAGCGGGCCGGGCGCTGCTGGGGACGCTCGGCCGTGGGAGCCCCTCCGCGCACGGAGCTCGCGGTTGCTGTGTGTCTACGAGATGTGTTCAAGGCTGGTGTGAGGGAAAGGCTCTGCCTCAGCGGGCACGGCGCGGCTCCGCAGCATTAGGACGGCGCTCAGCCATGGAGTCTGGGTTCGggtggggctgtgtggggtTGGACTCGGGGTCTGGAAGGATCTAACGTGGGATTTTCTGTGATCCCGACCTGCTTTGAGACGCGCACGGAGCAGGGCTGGTGTCCCCGAGGACACGCAAGCTGGTGGTGGGAAGTTTGAAAGCTCAGCGTTCATACAGGGAAATGGAAGTGTCCCTGGTGTCGGGGAGGCTGAGCATGGCGCTTGGGTGCGAGGCTCTGCTGGTGCTCAAAGCCCCTCAGTGCTGTTGTCCCCTCCACCTTGCAGGGTGGGTTTGTTTGCTGTCCCTCCCCAGCCTGAGCGATCAGTCCTTGTCAGAAATCTCCCTCCTGCTTTGCGATGGCAATTCACAGGTCGTCTTCGCGTGATTCATTCATTCCCAGGCTTTATCAAAGACTTTGGAAACGCCCTGGGGGAGAAAGCATGGAAGGGTGCTCATCAGCTCCGTTCTGCCCCAAAAGAAGGgatgggggatgaaaggatgcCAAGGACAAAATCCAAGCATCTGTAGCTGCCTTTTGCTGGCAATAGCAGCCAACCTGAGCCAAAGCCATCCAGGTCCGCCTGCTTAGGGAGGATTACATACACTCAAGCAGGCGTGTGCCTTCCTGTACCCGTGCACATGTGCAGCAAGCAACAGGCTATGAGCGGTGGCCTGGGGCAGGTTGCAAGCGCAGGGCAGTTTCCATTGGggtcagcactgctgtgtgcaggccCTGCCTGCACTCTTGTGGGGGGAAAGTCTGAAGAATTTCAGCGTGGGTTGACCTGAAATgacattttgctgcttctgtttttctcacagCCTTCTCAGTGGGGTGAGATCTCTGTTCCTGCAACCCGCTCTCCCTTCAAACGCTGATGTGTCCTGTGTGTCATTTCAGGTTAACTGAACTGGCTGCTTGGGTTTGAAACGAGAGCTGTTTCATTTTTCGGGTCGCTTAACACCCTCCTAACTGTAACAAACACAGtgattaaaaacatgaaaaattaccctggaggaaggggaaaagcttggaaaaggatgaaaaacaCTCTGATTACCcctttacaaatatttttctttagctgaAGTTGCTAAATTTGACTCAGCTTTACACACTGGAAAGGTTTTGCGGTGTGtggggtttttggttttttgttttgttttggtgtgcTTTNNNNNNNNNNNNNNNNNNNNNNNNNNNNNNNNNNNNNNNNNNNNNNNNNNNNNNNNNNNNNNNNNNNNNNNNNNNNNNNNNNNNNNNNNNNNNNNNNNNNCGCGGCGCTATGCGTTGCTATTGGTGGTGGTTCTGGGACGGGCGTTGGCGGTAGCCAATAGCGTCCTGGCTTTGGTGTGCGCACTCTGTCGCTCTTTCCGGCCGAGTCCTGCTCCTCGGGGACGTTTTTCGCTCCCCGGGGATGGCGGCCCGCGGTGCTAAGGACCCTCTCACAGGCGCGTTCGTCGCTGTGTTTGTGCCCGCTCCGTGCTCTGTTTTGACCCACATCGCTGCCAGCAGGGTTGCTGTGGCCCTGACAGTGCTCCTGAGAGGAGCTCTGGGACAGCGCCTGCCACAGGTTCCTTCAAAGAGCTGCTTAAAGCCAGGCTGTGCCTTACACTTCATCCACAGCCTTACGCGACCCGCATCTCCGCCCGATGACAGAAATGTGAAGGGATTCATAAAGTGTGTGTGGGTATCAGAGAGGAGAGTGGGCCCTCGGCAGCCCTGCGGAGTGTGTTGGTGGTGTGGGCCTGTGGGAAGTGCAGCCGTGGAGTGTGGCACTGTGCTTTGGGTTGGGGAGAGAGGAACCTGGAGAGGAGACGGCTGCTGCAGGCCATTCATTTCCTCTGGCATTGTTGCTTTAGTTTCATGGATGTGTTTCTTAAACACTTCTGCAGGTGTttgttccccccccccccctccagaGCTGaggggtgggaggaggagaaaatctCCTGAGCCTGTGTCTGCTctctaaccatgtccctcagtgctacatctccacACGCCGCAATGGAAGCTCCCCCAGCATCGCTGCCTTTAGCTGCAGCCTTGCATCCTTCAGAGGCTCGCAAAGACTCCTGCTGCCAGTGAGAAAATCCTTGTCTGAAAGCATGGGAAGGAGAGAGGTTGAAGGAGGCTGAGGTCTTCTGAGGTGTGACTGGATGCTTCTGGTCCTTGGTTGCATGAGTGTGGATCACAGCAGTATTTAGTCCTCCTTTTAGAAAATCCACTTGTGCTGGATTTTTCCTGTGTTGCAATGATATTTGATATGTGGAtctctcacattttttttctgtgaagctATCTGTAGTAAATTTGAGCCTTCTGatggggtttgtttttcttagttcCCTTTTGCAGACCCCAGGCATCTCTGCGCCACAGACATGAAAACTGCTGCTCAGAAGAACTGAACCATTTCAGAACAAACTCGTGAAATAGAATTAAATTTAGCTCCGGCAGCTTTTTGCATTACAGCCCTGTTGTTCATTCAGTTGTGCTCTCTAGGAACTTATCCCTCTGTTCCTGGCGTAATACTCAGTGAAAGTGGATTATGGGGTGTTCTTGGAAAGCCTAAAGCACACTGGTGACAGCAAGAGGACAACTCTTTcaactttctgcttttttatcaACAACATTTGTCCACGGTAGGACAAAAGCAGCATAGGCTGAAGGAGTGTTTAACCCTGCTGAAGTCAAGGCAGTTTAGCATTTCAGCATGCACAGATGCTGTTTTCAGAGAGATTTTTTATACACCTCTAGGGAGGTGTTTTCAAGTGTGCTGAGAAGATCATAACATTCCTGGATTGCTTCTTAGAAGTTGCTGTGTTGCAGACAAGGTGACAGGGTCTTGGCATgtctgaatttgttttattgctgctttCGAGGCTTTCCGGAGGTGGGTAGTTGTGTCTCTCCTGATATCCAGATGCCTTTTAGAAATGAGCTGGAATTCTTATCCCAGGTACTGAGTGAGTACTGGCTGGCAGcaatttcagtgctgttttagATGCTTCTATGTAGTGTTAAGTAATTGCGTGTTTTACGAATGGGTTGGTTTAGAGCAGCCAGTTAGTGTGGTAAAAAGCCTTCTTGGGGTAATTTCTCTGGACAGTAAACTGACTGTTTCTCTAAAGCTGCTACAAGAACACCatactcttctttttcctgtcaGCAGGTAAAATAACCCTTCCTCGGAGTGCTAGTTTGGCTGAAATTTGCTCATCTCAGCACAGCCAGTCATCAGCTAATGTCTTGTTTTTCCTGAACACAATGTTAATAATGGCTGTGGTCAGGACATTCCAATTGCTTTATCCTCCGCTGTCTTTATGCTCATATAACTTCTTGCACCCACTATCTTCTTTGGTTACACCAGTCAGGTTATACCCAAGCCATATGTCAGCAGGATGTTCTTGGTTTCCCATTTGTTGACCAAGCTGCCTCTAGATGCTGGTTATAGAACTCTTTTTCCTACTGTTTGAAGCAACTGTACAGCTGCACTTCTGCAGTATGCAGGTCAAAAAGATCCTGGAAATCCCAGTGTCTATGTTTACAGGTGTAAATTGTTATCTCATATTTtacatctgaaaacaaatgatgCTTTCAGGCTATCATTAGAGAAGTGCTTACTGAAAGTGGCACCTGCAGCTTATTTCTGTGGTTGCAAAGGAAATTTTGGACTCTTTTTCCAAAGCCGGTTTGTTTCTTAGTGGAAGTGTCGTATCGTGGCAGACTCATGGATAAGAGGGGCTTCCAGGAGAAGAGTGTCTCCAGGAATCCGTTACTCCTTTCTGGAATAACTTCATGAATTCTTGCAGGCACTGATCCATGTGGTGCTGCTTGCTTTGACTCAGTTGATGTTTGTGAGGTTAAGTCCATCATGGAGCAAAAAATAATGTGACAGATAaatacaaatgctttttcttgtctGCAGGTCCCACAGAAAGGGGCTGAAAGTGCTGTGCTCTAACTAAGGGTGAGGTGCTGGTTCAGGCCCCTGCATAGCAACAGATAAGCTCTGGGCTGACTTATCTTCTTGGGGAGattttacatttgcttttcttttttcatctccCTCTTTCCTTGGCCTGTCTTGTTACTCTGCCTggtgctttctgtgctttgcGCTCTCATCCCTGACTCTGCCCTTCTCCCTTGCATTGCTCACTTGGCTTCCTCTCCACTTTCCCTCTTTCACCCTCGGATCTCTGGGATCCTGCCGCTGCCTTTCCATCCTTCTCCAGCTGTTCTTGACACCTCAGCTTCATTGTTGGGCAGCTCCTTAAAGGCAGAAACTGACTCTCAAATGATTATCTTTGTTGCTGATTAGCAGTTTGTGAGGGCAGAGCTGGCTTGGGCTTTTAGTTAAGGCTCCGTTTGAGCCCCGTTGCACGGTTTCCAGTACAGCTTGGTCTAGATGGTGtcttgctgctttcctgcttaTATCCCCGTGGATCCTGCATGCTGAACCAGCTCGGTTGAGGTTTCAGAGGGGCAGATGCTGAGCTAGCGCCTGTAAGTCCGTCTGGATCCATATTGCTCATTCCTATACTTGTTCCCTTTTACTTCTTTGTAGATCCTGCCAAAGAGAAGAAGGGATGCGCATCTAGCACCCATTGCATTGCTCAGTTCATCCTCTGGTTCTTCATAGACTTTTGTTGCCCATTTTGCATGATGACATGGGTTAGCTCAGTGCACATTCTGTCTGCAGGGTGGTGTGAGAAACCAGCTGCAACTTCAGGAGAAAGGAGGGCAAAGCTGGTAGATGGTTTTTCACCATGGAACTCTTTCTCAGTGTGGGTGAAGGAAGAAGTGGCAGTGAGATGGGAGGTTTTGGTGAACTTCCTTCTGAACTGAGGGAGCACTGCTGGTGTACGTTCTCATGTGGAGctcagactaaaaaaaaaaaaaaaaaaaaaaaagattggcAGGGGGCTCAGCTTTTGTAGGGCAGGAAGACTACTTTCCTTCAGGCCTGGAAAACCAGATCTAAGATTCAGTGCATTATGTGCACTGCTGAGAACTCACAGGCAAAAGGACAGAGAGAACTCCTTGCCCTGTGTGAACTAAACATTGAGTTGTGCAAGCAGGTTTAATAAGTTCTGTCTGCATTTCTGAGGATCTGGATGGTTTGCTGATCTCAGTGCATAGCAGAGTGTTTAGATGCTATTCTCTAAAACCCATTTCAACTCTTCTCATCTGTTAGTACGGGAAACATTTCCTGCTTGCAAGTAGAGAATATTGGAgtgtgctgtgccctgctctgATATGCACTGCAGAAATGATTGATATATCCAATACTTGCTCGTATTTGAGGTGAAGTAAACTCTGCAAACCTGAAATTGCTGAGGCCCTTAGTTGAAATGCTTTTCTATTCTGatgctgtgtgtgtttttcaATCTGTGCTCCTCCTTGACTCATGCTGGTCCTGGTTTGTTGCAGGGTCTCTGGTGGACCGCAGCGATGAGGAAGCCTCAGAGAAGATCTCGGCAGAGCCTGGAGGGCTGGCGTTCTCCCTCACCCTACAGCCTCAAGTGCTCGCCCGCTCGGGAGACGCTGACGTATGCTCAGGCCCAGCGCATCGTGGAAGTCGACATCGACGGGCGGCTTCACCGCATCAGCATCTACGATCCCTTAAAAATCATCACCGAGGATGAACTGACTGCCCAGGACATCACAGAATGCAACAGCAATAAGGAAAACAGCGAGCAGccccttttcccttcaaaatccAAGAAAACAACTTCCAAAGGCAAGAAGAAGGAATCCTGCTCCAGACACACATCAGGAACATCTTTACACTTACCCCAGCCCAACTTCCGTGTGATGGACTCCTTCAAGCAGTCCGATgcccctcctctccctgccGCCTACTACCGATACATTGAAAAGCCTCCTGAGGACCTTGATGCGGAGGTGGAGTATGACATGGATGAAGAGGATCTGGCATGGCTGGAAATGGTGAatgagaagagaagagatgatGGTTATGGGATGGTTTCTGCTGAAACTTTTGAGCTGCTGGTAGACCGCTTGGAAAAGGAGTCGTACCTTGAGAGCCGGAACAACAGCACTCAGCAGTCCGTCATTGATGAGGATGCATTCTGCTGTGTCTGCATGGACGATGAGTGTCACAACAGCAATGTCATCCTGTTCTGTGATATCTGCAATCTGGCTGTGCACCAGGAGTGTTACGGTGTGCCCTATATTCCTGAGGGGCAGTGGCTTTGCCGCTGCTGCTTACAGTCCCCTTCCCATCCTGTTGATTGTGTCCTCTGCCCAAACAAAGGTGGAGCCTTCAAGCAGACCAGCGATGGCCGCTGGGCTCATGTGGTTTGTGCCATTTGGATTCCAGAAGTCTGTTTTGCAAACACTGTGTTCCTGGAGCCCATTGAAGGGATAAATAACATTCCCCCAGCTCGATGGAAGCTCACATGCTATATCTGCAAGCAGAAGGGCATGGGAGCTGCTATCCAATGCCACAAAGTGAACTGTTACACTGCCTTCCATGTCACCTGTGCCCAGCGGGCTGGTCTCTTCATGAAGATTGAACCCATGAGGGAAACCAGCATCAATGGCACAACATTCACTGTGCGTAAAACTGCCTATTGTGAGAGCCATTCCCCACCTGGAACAGTGAAAAAAGGGTATTCAGCTGCTACCAGTGAGAGGCAGGAGGGCATTGTGaaggaggaaagggaggaggaaggcaatTCTGGCCCTCCCAAAGGGTCCCTAAAGAAGAACCAAGTGAAATTGAAGCAGAAGATCAAAAAGGAGCCCAGTGAGGGGACTGATGGGCGTTCATCTATGCCCACGGTGTCAGTTGCACAAATTCCCTCTTACAGGTGAGTGTTGGAGCTGGACAGCAGAAGATGAACAGGGTCTGTTCTGAGGACTCGGTCCCTTTCATTGTTGAACTTGGAAGCACTCTCTCCAGTCCAGACCTAGCAGTAACTGTGTTCAAattgtgctctgcaggaacaTTCCTCACCAGCATTCTTCCATGTAAGTGCCAGTTGTGCACTGGTTTCCCTGCTTTGCCAAGCAACAATCCCAAAATGTTACAAAGTACAGATCTTTGGTGGTACCTAACAGGAAAGCACGCATCTAGGATACAAATTTACGTACATGgctgtgaaaatgtttttaaaatacatcaggCTTTACAATTGGCAGCTGAATGGAAGTCATCTTCCtattgatatatatttttttaatcccctCATTTCATAGCATCTTAATTGTTCCTTTTATTGCAGAACATGTTAAACATGTAAGTGTTGCAACCAGCTTAGAATCTGGCTGAATACTTTTTCTCCAAGCTCTCATTCAAACAGAACTAGGGAGTGCTGAGTTTTTGTTTGGTGGCTGAGGAAGTGTGGTGATGTGTTGCCAGTATTTCAATAGGCAAACTTTGGAAAATTGCTGATAAGACACCATGTATAATCTAATGAATGGtttgaaaagattaaaatagGTACTGTATTATTGTTGGGCTCCTGTCCCGGAGTCCAGCTTAAGAACATCACAGTGACCCCAGTCAAGTTCTTCTGGCACTGAAAATAGTTTTGAAGTTAATGCTTAGAGCTGAATTGGTGATTGCGTACTTTGCTGTGGCAACTACAGTTAGAACCTCCagcctcactgctgctgaaatagGGTTGTAGTCTGAAAAGTAAGTATATATATCCTCACAATTTAGAGGCCCCAGATGGTTCCAGTTGCAGGTGTGTTTCAGAGCACAGATCACCACAAAGCTGCACGCCATAAAGCATCGTTGGGAAGCCAGATGGTATCACCAGGCCTCTAATTGCTTTGCAGTTGTTTCCATGACACCTCTTTGCTTCCTTTAGGCTGAACAAAATCTGCAGGGGCATCTCTCTCCAGCGGAAGAACCAGTTCATGCAGAGGCTGCACAACTACTGGCTGCTGAAGCGGCAGGCAAGGAATGGGGTGCCCCTGATCCGACGTCTGCACTCACATCTCCAGTCCCAGAGGAATGCTGAGCAGGTACAGCTCTGCCAGCCTGTCCCCTGACTCCAGAGCATGGCAAGCATCAGGAATTAGGAATGGGAAAGCCCTTTGAGAGTTTTAACAACAGAGAACAATAGCTCTTCTTGAGTCACTTGTTCTCCTGTTGGTTTGCTAATATCTGAGTTAGTGTATCAGTGGGATGTCACGGTGTCACCAGAATTGGTGTTGATGAGCCAGCAGGTAAGAGTTTTCCACCTGAGTCAGGAGACTTAGGATTGTGCAAAGGCATGATGGGCCCCTGCTGGCCTGATCTGTCAGATGAGTCAAAGAACCACATTCCTCACTAGTGATTAAAGAGGCACTCATTGAGAAAATGGGTGTTAGCTCCAGAGTCCTGGCCAAATTCCAGTTTGGATCATTCTTCCTGCAGCTTGAATTTCTGACCCTTCCATGAACACTCATAAGCAAGTTTAGACATAATCATTAGCTCTGGCCTTCTGTCCTTCCTCTGACCTGGCATCCAGGGTCCCTTGACGCTGTAAAACAGTACTGTGTTTGGCACGAGCAGTTGGTGCAGTAATGAAATACCGACACTCTACCCCGTGACACAGCCAGTTAGTTATTGTGCGTGTTGCACACCATCTTCTTACTGTAGTTGCAGGAGTTTATAGATTTTTGGTTTGCGTAAAGACTGCTCTGGatgaataataaagaaaatatttcccactCATCAGTTTGAAGCCTGGGGAAGTTCGACATTTTCGTGGTGCATTAAGTTAAGTACTTACCATAAGCAAgttcataaaaacaaatgttctaTAAATATACGCCATCTAGATCATGTGAAGCATTTTTCATCCTTCCCTTGGCAGTCGTGCAAAAATGTATACACTTCAGCTATAGCCTCAAAACCATTTGGAAAGCTACAGattgaggaagggaaggatgAACTACATTGTGAAACCAACGAACTGTGTCCTGGAAACTGTTAGCTCATCTCCCCGACTTAGCTGTTCCTCTGTGTTTTGGTGAATCTCTCTGTGGCTCTATTTCCTCAAGGACAGtaatagctttctttttctgccataCTTTTGCCTGCCTTGAGTTTGTACTGTAAACCCTTTGGGCTGCTTCTTCAATGTGTAACAGCCAACAGAAAGAATTTCCAGCCTCTGTAATTAACTTTGATATAAAGGCAGGGAGAGTGTAAATAAGCACGCAGTATGTTCTTGGAGTGTAGCTACAGTATGACTCGGGCCTAACTTCTGAGATAATGTAAAATCCAGAAAGGCTGATGTTGTGTGTTCTACAGCTAAACACTGTGAGAAGGAGGTGATATAATCTGAACAACGAGACAAGTAGAGAAGAGGAAGACTATGAGAGCATGGAGAAAACACCtataaaagaggagaaaacaaaggaagccAGTTGTGTCCTCATCTTATCCCACTGTTATGTGTTACAGAAGGAGCAGGATGAGAAGACGAGTGCAGTGAAGGAAGAGCTGAAATACTGGCAGAAACTACGGCATGACTTGGAGAGGGCCCGGCTGCTCATTGAGCTCATCCGTAAGAGGGAAAAACTCAAACGGGAGCAGGTAGGTAGCTTTGGCTGTCGAGTTGCTCTTCAGCACCATACAAGCACCACGTGTTGTGGagcctctttctcttttcctgactTCTGGATGTGCAGAGCAGTTGTCTGTCCCTCAGTCACAGGCTTGTGCTGCCCAGCCTCCGTCCTCAGAatcagtgctgggctgcagagtGCTGGGAAAGTGTATTTGCATAACTAATGGCAAATTATATTCCCGACCCCTATCATCCCTTCTTGAGAAGaagcagtttttctctttttgatgcTGCCTGGTTGCTAAGCACGTCCTAGTAAATGCAGTTTGCTTTGTGTACACAGACttgctttcctttgctattGAAGTGGTTGATTTAATGATATGATGAGGGAATATAAGATCAAAGAAACTAAAAcgttaaaagagaaataaatgctaTTATCCTGTTCCAATCTCCTTTGAGTGGAGTCGCAGAGTAAGAGATCAAACCAATGCTACAAATTGTTTCCTTGAAATCAAAACAGTATTAGAAAACCCACAGAGTGTAAAAAATCTGTTGGGAAACTTGCTTGCTCCAAACCGGTGTTGTTTGGCCCTGCCTTGACGTGTGAGATCTTGTATCTTAAGCTTTGTGCTCACTGCTCTAATTATGAATATTGTTGTTTGTGTAAATGCCTAAAtagttttaacttttttataATGTTGCTAATTGGCATTGTAGTGCCAATCTCAAGATAAGGAGTTCCACAGGATGATTTACCAGCACAAAAAGCATCTTGTCTTCATTTCTAGATGTATTATCTTGTAATTTCATAGTGTGTCCTCTTGTTTTGGCTCTATGAGATTGAATCAAAAGGAGTTCCTCATACAGAAAGTTTAGAGTCTACTTTGCTGTCTATTAATGTGCATCCTGcacagggagaggagaggacaaGCTGTTTGCCAGAAATTTTTCAACAGTGAGTCTGCAGGCCAGTGGTGTGATGATGACCCAAGGTTTCCACCACTGAGTGGAGCTGAGTTGATGTTTCAGGagaaaccagaagaaaataGTTTGCTTGTCCCATCCTTGATAACTGTGCTCATTGCTGTTTCCTGTTCCCAGGTGAAGGTTCAGCAGGCTGCTATGGAGCTACGGCTGACGCCATTCAATGTACTTCTGCGCACAACACTGGACCTGCTGCAGGAAAAGGATGCTGCCCAGATCTTTGCAGAGCCTGTTAACTTGAACGAGGCAAGTCTTTTTCCTAGGGGTGTCTGATGGGTCGGAGATGAGATATTGCTGGGCACAAACTCATGTACTGTCATAGTTCGGGAAGCACAAACCACCTTATCCCAAGCTGCTGGTGGACTAAAGAATATTTCAGAGGACTCACAGTGTGGGTATCTTTCTAGGCCAAAATAAGGTATTGTTTTTTGGAAGCTTCAGTGCATCTCAGATAAGTAATGTTTTGGAGAGACAATATGTGTGCCTTGACTGGATGACACAGAAGTAAAGTGCTGGCATTGTCCCTTGCAGGTGGAAAGGGCATTCAGAGTGCTTATGATGGGTGCGCTCTAGTTGGCTAGTAAATGGTTTTTGTAATTGTACAGGTTTTATATGTTTAGGTTCCAGATTACCTGGAATTCATTTCCAACCCAATGGATTTTTCCACCATGAGGCGGAAGCTGGAGTCCCACCTGTACCGAACATTGGATGAGTTTGAGGAAGACTTTAACCTTATAGTTACCAACTGCATGAGGTATAATGCTAAAGACACGATTTTCCACCGAGCAGCTGTCCGGCTCAGAGACCTTGGAGGAGCGATATTGCGTCACGTGCGGCGGCAGGCTGAAAGCATTGGCTTTGACACTGATGTGGGGATTCACCTGCCCGAGTCACCCCAAACCGAGGACTTTTACCGCTTTTCTTGGGCGGATGGTGAGTATTTATTAACCTTCATTTTCAGGACAGATCGTAACCGTGTACCTTGTTCTGAGCGTGTCATTCAGTTTGTGTGAAAATCATAATGGTCGTTCAACAAAACAGGATTTTTCCATCCATCCATGTACATAAGCATGCATCTGACTCCTTCATAGCCTCAGGATTTCAGGCAGGCTGGAGCTAGGTGCAATTTAGCTCCAGCTCTTCTAGTGCATGTTTGCATCAGGAAAGTATTTTATCTGCCTGTGATATCTGATATCTGCCTTGGATGTATTACAAACTTAGTATGTTAAAGAAGAGTGCAATGTGGGTCTAGAGTTTTTTGTTCTGAGCAAAGATCGTATGTTTCCATGTAAATCAGAGCAGTGATCATTGTGTTCTTGTGGCAGTTTATTATGAAGACAGTTCTGTGTTGTTCAGGGGCTGAGGTGAAgctattttccttctccatttctgtgattctcctgGTTAAAACGTGGCAAATAATCAGGGAGAACACAATGGAAAAACTGACGTGATTTCACCTGTATTCTAGGATTGCACAGGAGGTGCAAAACATTTCACGGTAGGTAGCAAATTGACACGGAGTAGGCCAACTAGTTTAGATGGATTACTATGGGCTGGAAGGGGATGATATGGGATTATGGTACTAGGACCCAAGCAGTCCTAGGGAAGACCTTCCATTCCCATTCATTTTTGCAAAGGACTGCAAGCTGTCTTGTGTAGGTTGCAGACActtcttcagctgctgtgtCTGGGCAGTAATGGGA contains:
- the BRPF3 gene encoding bromodomain and PHD finger-containing protein 3 isoform X1; protein product: MRKPQRRSRQSLEGWRSPSPYSLKCSPARETLTYAQAQRIVEVDIDGRLHRISIYDPLKIITEDELTAQDITECNSNKENSEQPLFPSKSKKTTSKGKKKESCSRHTSGTSLHLPQPNFRVMDSFKQSDAPPLPAAYYRYIEKPPEDLDAEVEYDMDEEDLAWLEMVNEKRRDDGYGMVSAETFELLVDRLEKESYLESRNNSTQQSVIDEDAFCCVCMDDECHNSNVILFCDICNLAVHQECYGVPYIPEGQWLCRCCLQSPSHPVDCVLCPNKGGAFKQTSDGRWAHVVCAIWIPEVCFANTVFLEPIEGINNIPPARWKLTCYICKQKGMGAAIQCHKVNCYTAFHVTCAQRAGLFMKIEPMRETSINGTTFTVRKTAYCESHSPPGTVKKGYSAATSERQEGIVKEEREEEGNSGPPKGSLKKNQVKLKQKIKKEPSEGTDGRSSMPTVSVAQIPSYRLNKICRGISLQRKNQFMQRLHNYWLLKRQARNGVPLIRRLHSHLQSQRNAEQKEQDEKTSAVKEELKYWQKLRHDLERARLLIELIRKREKLKREQVKVQQAAMELRLTPFNVLLRTTLDLLQEKDAAQIFAEPVNLNEVPDYLEFISNPMDFSTMRRKLESHLYRTLDEFEEDFNLIVTNCMRYNAKDTIFHRAAVRLRDLGGAILRHVRRQAESIGFDTDVGIHLPESPQTEDFYRFSWADVDNILLPENRAHLTLEAQLKELLEKLDIVSPMRSSGARTRRMRLLRREINSVRQKLAQQQSRTMANGEPVLWEEGLDKTSREEDEEGDRDDAKLPHPPTLEPTGPAPSFSDLESLQDPPKLKPIHDSKTLNQLQKKVLSDRDFFDKKALQRESQAFQRLLSDSSLNGLTLPPADSLMSPPFSGVGRRTSVLFKKAKNGVKLQKGLDCSLENGEDHEQLLPSCANGERQTRKRPQGRNYSESNGEKSPRQAGQRGVTNGFAKHAESSADSEHSPSVGSGLVFEACSLAFQAPCCPVMPGLMPPKRSRGKPALSRVPFLEGVNGDSDYSSSGRTLLMSFESQAELEPLELVWAKCRGYPSYPALIIDPKMPREGLLHNGVPIPVPPMDVLKLGEQRQTEAGEKLFLVLFFDNKRTWQWLPRDKVYPLGVDDTVDKLKMMEGRKTSIRKSVQVAYDRAMVHMSRVRGDHPFVPSSYL